The window TCGTCCTGAAGATTGATGGCAACACTAAGTTTCGATCATCTACCATCGAAAGTATCAATCCAAAAACTCAACGGACTCTGAGGGTAGCGGTATGGAAAACTTAGAGGAACAGCGGAAGATTTTATCGGCAATCTGTCATGGAGCCATCTTTTTTAGTTCTACTCTTGTGTCGATTGGCATCCCCATTATCATTTTATTAACGAATGAAGACCCAATTGTCAAAGAAAACGCCAAAGAATCCCTCAACTTCCATATCAATCTTTATATCTATTTCCTCATTTCTGCCTTATTAGTCGTCGTAGTTATTGGGTTTCCATT of the Allocoleopsis franciscana PCC 7113 genome contains:
- a CDS encoding DUF4870 domain-containing protein, with the translated sequence MENLEEQRKILSAICHGAIFFSSTLVSIGIPIIILLTNEDPIVKENAKESLNFHINLYIYFLISALLVVVVIGFPLLLLLAIISFVMPIIAIVKVLKYPNKSYRYPFIFRLV